TCACCTGGAACTACTGGTGGCAGACCCGCAAGGCCGACCCGAGGGACTACGAGCTCCAGCGTTCCGGGGCGCGTTGAGGATTCGCACGGACGTTCGATAAGCTGCGGCGGTCAAGTCGTGTGAGCCCATTCCGGCAAGCTCCCGGCCGCCGCGTGTCGAAGGGTTCCCGAATCCGAAGCGGGAACACATCTCTCCGAGACGCCGAGCGGCGGGGCGGGCGGCTGCCGTTGTCCACTCGGGGGAGTAGATGTCCGAGGCCCGTGCGCTGTCGTCCGAGCAGATCCGCGGTCTCCGCGAGGAACTGGACAACGGAACCACACCGACCGTGTGGTTCACCGGTTCGGCCGTCGGGGTCGACCCGGGGCGGTCCGGCAAGGTCGTCGCCATGGAGGAGCCGGCCGAGGGTGAGTTCCTCCAGGTCAAGCCCGCCGGTTCCAAGGACGTGCTCTCCTTCTCGGCGGTCGAGGTGACCCTGGACAAGCCCGCCCCCAAGCGCAAGGAGACCGGCCGAGGCACCACCCGGAAGAGCTCCGGAACGACGACCGCGACCGAGTCCGCCGCATCCCGGACCTCGGGCGGCGCGACGGGCCGACCGGAGGAGCCCGCCCCGGCCGGGAGTACGAACGGCACGGCCTCCTCCAGCGGCTCCACCGCCTCGTCGGGGGCGGGCTCGAAGTCGTCGGGCAAGAGCGAGTCGAGCGGCACCAAACGCGCGAGTTCCTCCCGGTCGAACGGAAACGGCGCCAAGACCCCCTCCCGTCGCCCTTCGGGGGCGACGATCATTCTCACCGCCGGTGAGGACGGGCAGTGGAGCGTCGAGGTCAGCAACGGCAGGAAGCGGGTGCTGCGTCCGACCGATGTTCCGGCCTCGGCGGTGGGGCAGGCCGCGAAGGCGCTGCACGAGGACGTGGCGCAGGCGGTGGAACCGCTGCTGGAGGCCGAGCGCGAACACCAGCGGGCCAGGGTCGAACAGCTGCAGCGCGAGCTCGACGAGGCCCAGCGCAGGCTGCAGGAGCTCGGCAGCCGGTAACGTTTCCGCCGGTCACGTGCGGCGGTGCCGGCGTTCGGGCAGGGCTGTCGGGGCGGGACGGCGAACCCGAACCTACAATGGTGGGCGTGAAGGGCCGTCTGCTTACGCCGAGCTGGGTGCTGCTGCACCTGGTGTTCCTCGCCGCAGTCGTGACCTCCGGCTGGCTGGGCTGGTGGCAGTGGGAACGCGCCCACGAGGCCGGGGGGAGTTTCCAGAACCTCGGTTACGCACTGCAGTGGCCGCTGTTCGGGGCGTTCGCCCTCTTCCTGTGGTACCAGGTGGTCCGGATGGCCAACGGCACCGACCAGGAGGAAGCGGCCGAACCCGTGATGCACCCGGCACTGTCCGGTGCTGGTGTTGGGAGCCCGGTGAGCGGGGACTCGGCCCGCGCGGAGTCGAACGCGGGGGACGCCGGTGCCGACCGCCGTGGTGTCGCCGGGCGGCCGAAGCGCTCTCCGGTTCCGGAGCGTGCCCCCTCGGTCACCGAGGAGGAGGACCCGCAGCTCGCCGAGTACAACCGCTACCTGGCCGAACTCAACGCCGCCGACTCGCGGCGCGGCTGATTCTCGCCCGCGTCGAGTTCCCGCGGAATCGATGCGCCCGCGGCGTTCCCGAAGCCGATCCCCACCGCCCTCGCAGCAGTACCGAGCGCGGGTTCTCTGGTGCGGTTCCCGTGAGGAAGGCCCGACGTTGTGCGGTCGCCACCCGATATCGGGCCTGGCCGCGGTGAGAGCAGTGCCAAGAGTAGTGCCAGCGGTTCCGCCACCCGCGTACCTACGACAGCCGGTCGGAGAGTTCGATCAACCGTTGAACTCGATCCGGTCGAAACGCTCACCCTGCACCACGTTGCGGGCGTTGCCGTTGAACTGGTTGACCGTCCGGTTCCCGGAGACCCGCAGCTCCTGGTGAACGGGAGCCCCGGTGCCACGCAGCCGTTCGCCGAAGTCCGGGTCCTCGTTCTCCAGCTGTTCCAGCCGTTCGGCCAGCGCCGTGACCTTCGGGTGCTCGGGCGGGCGGTCCTCGGCGGCTTCCAGCGCGGCCTCGGTGTGCGGATCCGCTTCGGACTTGCCGCGCACGAGTTCGCGCACCTTGCGCAGCGCGCTCGCTCCCGCACTGCTGAGCGTCGCCGCGGCCTGCCCCGCCAGCGCGGCGGCGATGGACTCCAGGAAGGGATCGATCATTCGCCCAGTGTAGCCGCCCCGCTATCCACTGTGTTGTCGAACGCGCGACTCCGGTCGTGCGGTCTTCCGGCGTGAGTTCGGAGATAGGCCTCGTTCGAGCCGGAACGGGCGGTCCGGCGGTCCGCGCCACGACGCTTCGCGCTACCGAGAGTCGTCGGACGGTGGCGGGTTGCTTTTCGGTGACATCACTCACCTGGACGCGGACATTCGGGTGGTTT
The nucleotide sequence above comes from Actinopolyspora erythraea. Encoded proteins:
- a CDS encoding DUF6319 family protein, with protein sequence MSEARALSSEQIRGLREELDNGTTPTVWFTGSAVGVDPGRSGKVVAMEEPAEGEFLQVKPAGSKDVLSFSAVEVTLDKPAPKRKETGRGTTRKSSGTTTATESAASRTSGGATGRPEEPAPAGSTNGTASSSGSTASSGAGSKSSGKSESSGTKRASSSRSNGNGAKTPSRRPSGATIILTAGEDGQWSVEVSNGRKRVLRPTDVPASAVGQAAKALHEDVAQAVEPLLEAEREHQRARVEQLQRELDEAQRRLQELGSR